Proteins from one Dromiciops gliroides isolate mDroGli1 chromosome 6, mDroGli1.pri, whole genome shotgun sequence genomic window:
- the LOC122732878 gene encoding 60S ribosomal protein L32-like, protein MPALRPLVKPKIVKKRTKKFIRHQSDRYVKIKRNWCKPRGIDNRVQRRFKGQILMPNIGYGSNKKTKHMLPSGFRKFLVHNVKELEVLLMCNKSYCAEIAHNVSSQNQKVIVETAGQLAIKITHPNTRPRSEINE, encoded by the coding sequence ATGCCTGCTCTTAGACCACTTGTGAAGCCCAAAATCGTCAAGAAGAGGACCAAGAAGTTCATCCGACACCAGTCAGACCGATATGTCAAGATCAAGAGAAACTGGTGTAAACCAAGAGGCATTGACAACAGAGTTCAAAGACGATTCAAGGGCCAGATCTTGATGCCCAATATTGGTTATGGAAGCAATAAGAAGACAAAACACATGTTACCTAGTGGATTTAGGAAGTTTCTGGTACACAACGTCAAAGAGCTAGAAGTGCTGCTGATGTGCAACAAATCTTACTGTGCTGAGATTGCTCACAATGTTTCCTCGCAGAATCAGAAAGTCATAGTTGAGACAGCAGGTCAGCTAGCCATCAAGATCACCCATCCAAACACTAGACCGAGGAGTGaaataaatgagtaa